Proteins co-encoded in one Candidatus Woesearchaeota archaeon genomic window:
- a CDS encoding YhbY family RNA-binding protein — MDEHEISALPEQKAPELNTLQLISLRKKAHAIEPLVRIGKAGLGQTLFQEIIKQLKSHKLVKIKLLRNFMDDIPMTKRELGEELALKTGSTLISIVGNTVVLWRK, encoded by the coding sequence ATGGATGAACACGAAATTTCAGCATTACCTGAACAAAAAGCTCCTGAATTGAATACGTTGCAGCTTATTTCCCTTCGAAAAAAAGCACACGCAATAGAGCCGCTTGTTCGCATTGGAAAAGCTGGACTTGGTCAGACACTCTTTCAAGAGATCATAAAACAACTGAAATCACATAAATTAGTGAAAATTAAACTCTTAAGAAACTTTATGGATGATATTCCCATGACCAAGCGGGAGTTAGGCGAGGAACTTGCTCTCAAAACTGGTTCTACTCTCATTTCGATTGTAGGGAATACTGTTGTGCTTTGGAGAAAGTAG